One genomic region from Leptolyngbyaceae cyanobacterium JSC-12 encodes:
- a CDS encoding tetratricopeptide repeat protein (IMG reference gene:2510097797~PFAM: Tetratricopeptide repeat) codes for MSQGEDSQILYSHGHVLHELGHYERSVTKYDAILTTQPNDYKVWSCRGYALEGAGRYEDAILSFEKAIAIQPQFALAWQGKGIALAKLTRYEEALASFNQALKLQPNDYRAWQNHGKALMGLCRYKESLTSFDKVLELKSDSYKAWYNKAVALSCLHRYTEALAALNNAVIIKASCHYAWNYRGMVLAKLGQFEDSLQSFDKSLNIKPNNANAWYGKACCYALQANRDRAIEHLKQAISISPYLCQLMAKTDPSFNKIRTDQRFQALVQAN; via the coding sequence ATGAGCCAAGGCGAAGACTCGCAAATTCTCTATAGTCATGGTCACGTCCTGCATGAACTCGGTCATTACGAGCGCTCCGTCACCAAGTACGACGCTATCCTCACAACCCAGCCGAACGATTACAAGGTCTGGAGTTGTCGCGGCTATGCTTTAGAAGGAGCAGGGCGCTACGAAGATGCCATTCTGAGTTTTGAAAAGGCGATCGCCATCCAACCCCAGTTTGCGCTGGCATGGCAGGGGAAGGGAATTGCGCTGGCAAAACTGACTCGATACGAAGAAGCACTTGCCAGCTTTAATCAGGCACTTAAGCTTCAGCCCAACGATTATCGTGCCTGGCAAAATCACGGGAAGGCGTTGATGGGTCTATGCCGTTACAAAGAATCTCTTACCAGTTTTGATAAAGTTTTAGAACTGAAATCGGACAGCTATAAAGCCTGGTACAACAAAGCCGTTGCTTTAAGTTGCCTACATCGCTACACTGAAGCTCTGGCAGCACTCAACAATGCCGTGATTATCAAGGCAAGCTGTCATTATGCTTGGAACTATCGGGGCATGGTGCTAGCAAAGTTAGGGCAGTTCGAGGACTCTCTACAAAGCTTTGATAAATCCCTGAATATCAAACCCAACAATGCCAATGCCTGGTACGGCAAAGCCTGCTGTTACGCTCTGCAAGCAAATCGCGATCGCGCCATTGAGCATCTGAAACAAGCTATTAGCATAAGCCCTTATCTGTGTCAGTTGATGGCAAAAACCGATCCCAGCTTCAACAAAATTCGCACTGATCAGCGGTTTCAGGCACTAGTACAAGCGAATTGA
- a CDS encoding tetratricopeptide repeat protein (IMG reference gene:2510097798~PFAM: Tetratricopeptide repeat) — MADFREIEVVFLFQKGLYLNRQHDYVAAIASYDAVLNRQPDYPDAWYNRGNAFYRLGHYEEAIASYDQALEYEPGFSEAWNNRGSALDDLQRYAEAIASYDQAIKFKPSYCWAWYNRGIALRNLNRYEEAIDSYDRAIEFKPDYYWAWYNRALVLKQLGRLQQVVASYDKALEFKPDFEEAWTNRGNALYHLGQLEAAISSYDKALELRPDNPNTLYNKACCYALQGKYELAFESLQRAVELNPHEYREIAKNNSDFDGLRGDKRFAALING; from the coding sequence ATGGCAGATTTTCGAGAGATTGAAGTAGTTTTTCTATTTCAGAAAGGGCTGTATCTCAATCGGCAACATGATTATGTTGCTGCGATCGCGAGTTACGATGCGGTTTTAAACCGACAACCCGATTATCCAGACGCCTGGTACAACCGGGGCAACGCTTTCTATCGGTTAGGGCATTACGAAGAGGCGATCGCCAGCTACGATCAGGCATTGGAGTATGAGCCAGGGTTTTCAGAAGCCTGGAACAATCGCGGCAGTGCGCTAGACGATCTGCAACGTTATGCCGAAGCCATTGCCAGCTACGACCAAGCAATTAAATTCAAACCAAGTTATTGCTGGGCATGGTATAATCGGGGGATTGCCCTCAGAAACCTTAACCGTTATGAGGAGGCAATTGATAGCTACGATCGTGCGATCGAGTTCAAGCCAGATTACTACTGGGCGTGGTATAATCGAGCACTAGTACTTAAGCAATTGGGACGGTTACAGCAAGTGGTTGCCAGCTATGACAAAGCGCTGGAATTTAAACCTGATTTTGAAGAAGCCTGGACCAATCGGGGTAATGCCCTATATCACCTAGGGCAGTTGGAGGCAGCAATCTCCAGCTACGACAAAGCCCTGGAATTGCGCCCAGATAACCCCAATACTCTCTACAACAAAGCCTGCTGTTATGCGCTTCAGGGCAAATACGAACTGGCATTTGAAAGTCTGCAACGAGCAGTTGAACTGAACCCTCATGAATATCGCGAGATTGCCAAAAATAACTCCGATTTCGACGGTTTGCGGGGAGACAAACGATTTGCAGCTCTGATTAACGGTTGA
- a CDS encoding Protein of unknown function (DUF3531) (IMG reference gene:2510097799~PFAM: Protein of unknown function (DUF3531)) gives MNISFREFDPFNLWIWIEFVTVPSEMEKQYLEEVLNSWFFLGKLGGFNAENLQVQDVGLDISYMEYDQDRAGDSMLALMHNMGEVEYEGVWARCWFDLGTSDAIALDILINALRQFSEDYVSLEQIIVGGENEDWRTGDSRSRSDILSDCQYN, from the coding sequence ATGAATATTTCGTTTCGCGAGTTCGACCCATTTAACCTCTGGATCTGGATCGAGTTTGTTACCGTTCCCTCCGAAATGGAGAAACAATATCTGGAAGAAGTTTTGAATTCCTGGTTTTTTCTGGGCAAGCTGGGTGGCTTCAATGCTGAAAACCTGCAAGTGCAAGATGTGGGACTAGATATTAGCTATATGGAGTATGACCAGGATAGGGCTGGCGATAGCATGTTGGCGCTGATGCATAACATGGGTGAAGTGGAGTATGAAGGTGTATGGGCACGCTGCTGGTTTGATCTGGGCACCAGCGATGCGATCGCGCTTGATATCCTCATTAATGCCCTGCGTCAATTTAGTGAAGACTACGTTTCCCTAGAACAAATAATTGTGGGTGGTGAAAACGAAGATTGGCGAACAGGCGACAGTCGCAGTCGTTCCGATATCCTGTCCGACTGCCAATATAACTAG
- a CDS encoding hypothetical protein (IMG reference gene:2510097800) produces the protein MTMPKTVSSQAALKTFSRILSAAIIAAGLWTGSVFARDPFRTTNPRPISENTQAAFEAFFKKGDYKSAANYLKQLDPNDPLSLAMKASLTYSDMLGERDKAKKGALLEEFQSFATRTRSAAERLMVNDPLRGNLYLAVSHFFDGVYAFTKEGTVKGTAKVLGELQQILKYLNEAEAKSPDDPELNLLRGYIDVYTGIYMPFSNPDKGLERLQKFANPRYLADRGLAMGYLEMKQYDKAMAAVESAIAGAPENPELWYLKSRILAKQGKDQESISYLEQAIAKKDQLPAGLVREMERALRKTRERLGQAAK, from the coding sequence ATGACGATGCCAAAAACCGTTTCTTCTCAAGCTGCGTTAAAAACCTTTTCACGAATTCTGAGTGCTGCAATCATTGCTGCTGGCTTGTGGACAGGTTCTGTGTTTGCTAGAGACCCGTTCCGCACCACCAACCCTAGACCCATTAGCGAAAATACACAGGCAGCATTTGAAGCATTTTTCAAAAAAGGGGATTACAAATCAGCCGCTAATTATCTCAAACAGCTTGATCCTAACGATCCACTATCTCTCGCAATGAAAGCATCTCTGACCTATAGCGACATGCTGGGAGAACGAGACAAAGCCAAGAAAGGTGCCCTGTTGGAAGAGTTTCAATCATTTGCGACCCGAACTCGCAGCGCAGCTGAACGGTTGATGGTAAACGATCCGCTGCGGGGTAATTTATACCTAGCAGTGAGTCACTTCTTCGATGGTGTTTATGCCTTTACGAAGGAAGGCACCGTCAAAGGAACAGCAAAGGTGTTAGGTGAACTTCAGCAAATCTTGAAATATTTGAATGAAGCTGAAGCCAAGTCTCCTGATGACCCAGAGTTAAACTTGCTACGCGGCTACATTGATGTGTATACAGGCATTTACATGCCCTTCTCTAACCCCGATAAGGGACTTGAACGGCTGCAGAAGTTTGCAAACCCTCGTTATCTAGCAGATCGGGGCTTGGCAATGGGTTATCTGGAAATGAAACAGTATGACAAAGCAATGGCAGCTGTTGAAAGTGCGATTGCGGGTGCTCCTGAGAACCCTGAACTCTGGTATCTGAAATCGCGCATTCTGGCAAAACAAGGCAAAGATCAAGAAAGTATTTCCTACCTAGAACAGGCGATCGCGAAGAAAGATCAACTCCCTGCTGGCTTAGTCCGCGAAATGGAACGAGCACTGAGAAAAACCAGAGAACGGTTAGGGCAGGCTGCCAAGTAG
- a CDS encoding ABC-type cobalt transport system, ATPase component (IMG reference gene:2510097801~PFAM: ABC transporter) produces MLYLKDLSYHPPASHAPILKNVNLTVEPQQLTLIIGPSGSGKSTLLEILAGLAESTKGDIRWRDQELTPLHLQQLSGLVFQFPERHFCGGTILEELRLGHPELMSDRIQQALAEVGLEQLPLSTPPQALSGGQQRRLALAVQLIRQPHLLLLDEPTAGLDWSMRRQLAALLAKLKTHWSLLVVSHDASELLDIADQCWILSHGELAHTTPESLRTATGKTLTSPVNL; encoded by the coding sequence ATGTTGTATCTCAAAGATCTTAGCTACCATCCCCCCGCTAGCCATGCTCCAATTCTCAAAAATGTGAATTTGACTGTGGAACCGCAACAACTGACGTTAATTATTGGTCCCAGTGGTTCTGGCAAGAGTACCCTGTTGGAAATTCTGGCGGGACTGGCAGAAAGCACAAAAGGCGATATTCGCTGGCGCGATCAGGAACTGACTCCACTACATCTGCAGCAACTCAGTGGGTTAGTTTTCCAATTTCCAGAACGCCATTTTTGTGGTGGCACGATTCTAGAAGAATTGCGATTGGGGCATCCGGAACTCATGAGCGATCGCATTCAGCAAGCCCTAGCCGAAGTCGGACTGGAACAACTTCCCCTTAGCACTCCGCCCCAGGCGCTCAGCGGCGGGCAACAACGTCGTCTGGCTCTTGCTGTGCAACTGATTCGCCAGCCCCATCTCCTACTGCTGGATGAACCCACGGCTGGGCTAGATTGGTCAATGCGACGCCAACTCGCCGCCCTGTTGGCAAAACTCAAAACCCATTGGAGTTTGCTCGTTGTATCCCATGACGCCAGCGAATTGCTAGACATTGCTGACCAATGCTGGATCCTCAGTCACGGTGAATTAGCGCATACCACTCCCGAGAGCTTGAGAACGGCAACAGGCAAGACTCTAACTTCTCCGGTCAATTTGTAG
- a CDS encoding 16S rRNA m(7)G-527 methyltransferase (IMG reference gene:2510097802~PFAM: rRNA small subunit methyltransferase G~TIGRFAM: 16S rRNA (guanine(527)-N(7))-methyltransferase GidB): protein MVTSQPSPPGSLPDMTALWQETLNWHPSLHQTQSFQTLYRHILDANRYFNLTRITDSTEFSEKHLWDSLRGIATVLRNSTSPLPAPFKVIDIGTGAGFPGIPIAIAQPTWTVTLLDSTRKKIDFLNQLLATLSLSNATALVGRAEELGRDPLHREQYNLAVIRAVAAAPVCAEYALPFLQIGGTAVLYRGQWTDADTQLLEKAVKMLGGTIAAIEAFKTPISQGERHCIYLCKIAQSSPDYPRATGIPAQKPLGS, encoded by the coding sequence ATGGTCACATCTCAACCTTCTCCACCAGGTTCCTTGCCTGATATGACTGCTCTCTGGCAGGAAACATTGAATTGGCATCCCTCACTGCACCAAACCCAATCCTTTCAAACGCTCTACCGCCATATCTTGGATGCCAACCGTTATTTCAACCTGACCCGCATTACAGACTCCACTGAGTTTTCTGAAAAACATTTGTGGGACTCTTTACGAGGCATTGCCACTGTCTTGCGCAATTCCACATCCCCACTCCCTGCCCCCTTTAAGGTTATCGACATTGGGACTGGAGCTGGGTTTCCTGGCATTCCTATCGCGATCGCCCAGCCAACCTGGACAGTAACGCTGCTCGACTCCACTCGCAAGAAGATTGATTTCCTGAACCAGTTATTAGCAACTTTAAGCCTCTCCAATGCCACAGCGCTTGTTGGTCGAGCTGAAGAACTTGGGCGTGATCCCCTGCACCGCGAGCAGTATAATCTGGCAGTAATTCGGGCGGTGGCAGCGGCTCCTGTGTGTGCAGAATATGCCCTTCCTTTTTTGCAAATTGGTGGTACGGCAGTGTTGTATCGGGGACAGTGGACGGACGCAGACACACAGTTACTAGAGAAGGCAGTCAAGATGCTAGGGGGAACGATCGCGGCAATCGAAGCCTTCAAGACACCAATTTCTCAAGGGGAGCGGCATTGTATCTACCTGTGCAAAATCGCCCAGTCTTCACCAGACTATCCTCGTGCAACTGGTATCCCTGCCCAAAAGCCACTTGGGTCTTAA
- a CDS encoding hypothetical protein (IMG reference gene:2510097803) codes for MMNTTKMNTDEKTESTSGFVDAMKRFLTPGRSLMLPMMLLALGLHAALLALPIPSSEAQKEPDDKKNPITVTQIPTEKPTKSTPQATVNVPPLETATVADSTNSSSSASSGSAADSSAASTASDSSTDTATVGSNTATVPATKSTSASNSNASKAKPTEETRSSSEESIAAAEPSTSSDATIPSTTTAVASTNSSVSVVKPFADFPHYQPSEADCFGLGFGDNCRTIQNGAIAKVSEFFKKELAGKEFTVNLVKDEPTRKVFKVAKGNEALFLNIWQGKSQVAYLLSRVIVKQSPEQISTETTP; via the coding sequence ATGATGAATACAACAAAGATGAATACGGATGAGAAAACCGAGAGCACATCTGGCTTTGTTGATGCGATGAAAAGGTTTTTAACACCAGGGCGATCGCTCATGTTACCTATGATGCTCTTAGCATTGGGATTACATGCAGCGCTCTTAGCTCTGCCAATTCCTTCTTCTGAAGCACAGAAGGAACCTGACGATAAGAAAAACCCGATTACTGTTACGCAAATTCCTACTGAGAAGCCAACCAAATCAACGCCGCAAGCAACTGTCAACGTTCCGCCGTTAGAGACTGCCACTGTTGCAGACTCGACGAACTCATCCTCCAGTGCATCAAGTGGTTCTGCCGCGGATTCCAGCGCTGCTAGCACTGCCTCGGACAGTTCCACTGATACCGCCACAGTTGGTTCTAATACAGCAACTGTTCCCGCTACTAAATCAACGTCAGCCTCGAATAGTAACGCTTCAAAAGCAAAACCAACTGAAGAGACACGTTCAAGTTCTGAGGAGAGTATTGCTGCTGCTGAGCCATCGACCAGTTCGGATGCAACCATTCCTTCGACGACCACTGCTGTGGCAAGCACGAATAGCAGTGTGAGTGTTGTTAAACCATTTGCTGATTTTCCCCACTATCAACCCTCTGAAGCAGATTGTTTTGGCTTGGGATTTGGCGATAATTGCCGGACCATACAAAACGGGGCGATCGCTAAAGTGAGCGAATTTTTCAAGAAAGAACTGGCTGGGAAAGAGTTCACGGTCAACCTGGTAAAGGATGAACCGACCCGCAAGGTGTTCAAGGTTGCTAAAGGTAACGAGGCTTTGTTCCTGAACATCTGGCAGGGCAAGAGTCAGGTTGCCTATCTTCTATCCAGGGTGATCGTTAAGCAATCACCCGAGCAAATCAGCACAGAAACTACACCGTAA
- a CDS encoding 'Carbohydrate-selective porin, OprB family',S-layer domain containing protein (IMG reference gene:2510097804~PFAM: Carbohydrate-selective porin, OprB family; S-layer homology domain) → MARVIWKSLWLTPVLIGAATLASTAQVNAQSAPSQPSTLDQISAYGSEGRGNSLSQVTSVSQFSDVRPTDWAFQALQSLVERYGCIVGYPDKTYRGNRALTRYEFAAGLNACLDKIQELIAAATADFVRKEDLEVIKRLQEEFAAELSALRGRVEALEVRTATLEKQQFSTTTKLAGEVIFSVADTFGDRAIFTGNDSFLSGVDARNRRDLEDDRTETIFGNRVRLSFDSSFTGRDRLRTRLNASNITPFSGTFTGTNETRLSVDGITGSGNAVEIDKLFYRFPVGQSLRVQIDAINLEYYDGLVSALSPFESSGQAAVSRFGRFNPVYRSNAPGNVGSAGITFDYAFSPQLSLQGGFSADRASNDPGTKNGIFNGDFTAIGQLVFRPSRAFDIGLTYVRAYYPGSNTGLGANPFNQPAPNLTGSTGTGYAANPFAGEATASNNFAAQVQWRLTPAITIGGWYGYSFAGNRRTSEEARIQNWAAFLAFPDLGRKGNLGGILFGMQPRVVDNDFRARFTTGPNRGLPNPNIRRRLDEDPPFHLEAFYRFRVNDNISITPGAFVLFNPEGNSANDTQFVGVIRTTFTF, encoded by the coding sequence ATGGCTCGAGTAATTTGGAAATCTTTATGGCTGACTCCGGTATTGATTGGAGCGGCAACACTTGCATCGACCGCGCAGGTGAACGCTCAGTCAGCGCCTTCTCAACCCTCAACCCTTGACCAAATCTCTGCTTATGGTTCAGAAGGAAGAGGCAACAGCCTGAGTCAAGTTACCTCTGTATCCCAGTTTTCGGATGTACGCCCGACGGACTGGGCATTCCAGGCGCTGCAATCTTTAGTTGAGCGCTACGGTTGTATTGTGGGTTATCCCGACAAAACCTACCGCGGCAACCGCGCCCTGACTCGCTACGAGTTCGCCGCCGGTCTGAACGCCTGCTTAGACAAGATTCAAGAATTGATTGCGGCTGCGACCGCCGATTTTGTCCGCAAAGAAGACCTAGAAGTAATTAAGCGGTTGCAAGAAGAGTTTGCAGCTGAGTTGAGTGCTCTACGAGGACGCGTCGAAGCACTGGAAGTCCGTACCGCCACTCTGGAAAAGCAACAATTTTCGACGACCACCAAACTGGCAGGCGAAGTGATCTTCTCCGTTGCTGACACCTTTGGTGACCGCGCCATCTTCACGGGGAACGACAGTTTTCTATCGGGAGTCGATGCTAGAAACCGTCGGGACTTGGAAGACGACCGCACCGAAACCATTTTTGGTAACCGCGTTCGTCTCAGCTTCGACAGCAGCTTTACCGGACGTGACCGTCTGCGCACACGGCTGAACGCCTCCAATATCACCCCCTTTTCTGGTACATTCACAGGCACCAACGAAACCCGGCTCTCCGTCGATGGCATCACGGGTAGCGGCAATGCCGTTGAAATCGACAAACTGTTCTACCGCTTTCCAGTTGGGCAGAGTCTACGAGTCCAAATTGATGCGATTAACCTGGAATACTACGATGGCTTAGTCAGTGCTCTCAGCCCGTTTGAGAGTTCTGGGCAAGCTGCAGTATCGCGCTTTGGCCGGTTTAATCCGGTTTATCGGAGTAATGCACCCGGTAACGTAGGGTCGGCTGGGATCACGTTTGACTATGCCTTCAGCCCGCAATTGTCCTTACAGGGTGGCTTTAGTGCTGACCGTGCTAGCAATGACCCCGGCACGAAAAACGGTATCTTCAACGGGGACTTTACTGCAATTGGGCAGTTGGTCTTCCGTCCCAGCCGCGCCTTTGATATTGGCTTAACCTATGTGCGTGCATACTACCCAGGCAGCAATACCGGCTTGGGAGCCAACCCCTTCAACCAGCCAGCCCCCAACCTCACTGGTAGCACAGGCACTGGCTATGCTGCCAATCCCTTTGCTGGGGAAGCGACTGCGAGCAATAACTTTGCTGCTCAGGTGCAATGGCGCTTGACTCCAGCGATTACCATCGGTGGTTGGTATGGTTATAGTTTTGCTGGTAATCGGCGTACCAGTGAAGAAGCTCGGATTCAGAACTGGGCGGCGTTCCTGGCATTCCCGGATTTAGGTCGTAAAGGCAACCTGGGTGGCATTTTGTTTGGGATGCAGCCTCGCGTAGTCGATAATGACTTCCGTGCTCGTTTCACGACTGGACCAAACCGGGGCTTGCCGAACCCGAACATCCGGCGGCGCTTGGATGAAGATCCTCCATTCCACCTTGAAGCCTTCTATCGCTTCCGGGTCAATGACAATATTTCGATTACCCCAGGTGCGTTTGTTTTGTTCAATCCTGAAGGGAACAGTGCCAATGACACTCAGTTTGTGGGTGTCATCCGCACAACCTTTACGTTCTAA
- a CDS encoding hypothetical protein (IMG reference gene:2510097805), which produces MPSTRANYKKITISWRSVWAPMLFIALGLHALLLFAPLQSQKQNSEEEGESVQLTRLTTVKPPEKQTPEKKPEPRRVASQSSLVVKASPSLSPSPPPSQPKASPSPVAKREAPKAQPSSTVPSSTVPPQVSNASPAGQAPKLTQEEQVFVKRLQGLEGREVTDPVSSTLFPNPEYFYKDPIKELGKPGVVGVEYISFQKPDDVYNQLVKLYSDYTITPKPEYADSAVYQFKKGNFVRYVSLVRAQLGAGTLIVLWNREPG; this is translated from the coding sequence ATGCCTTCAACTCGTGCCAATTACAAGAAAATTACCATTTCATGGCGCTCTGTCTGGGCTCCTATGTTATTCATTGCTCTGGGGCTGCATGCTCTTTTGCTATTTGCGCCCCTGCAATCCCAAAAGCAAAACTCCGAAGAAGAGGGAGAATCTGTTCAGTTAACCCGCTTAACAACGGTAAAGCCTCCAGAAAAGCAAACTCCTGAGAAGAAACCAGAACCTCGACGAGTTGCGTCTCAGTCTTCACTGGTTGTAAAAGCGTCTCCATCCCTCTCCCCTTCTCCTCCCCCCTCTCAGCCAAAAGCATCTCCTTCACCAGTTGCCAAAAGAGAAGCTCCCAAAGCTCAACCTTCTTCTACAGTACCTTCTTCTACAGTCCCCCCTCAAGTAAGCAACGCTAGTCCTGCCGGGCAAGCACCAAAGCTTACCCAAGAAGAGCAGGTATTCGTAAAGCGCTTACAAGGGCTAGAAGGGCGAGAAGTGACTGATCCTGTTTCCTCTACCTTGTTTCCCAATCCAGAATACTTTTACAAAGACCCCATCAAGGAGTTAGGCAAGCCTGGCGTTGTTGGGGTTGAATATATTTCTTTCCAAAAGCCAGACGACGTTTACAACCAACTCGTTAAGTTGTATTCGGATTACACGATTACCCCAAAACCTGAATATGCTGATAGCGCAGTTTACCAGTTCAAGAAAGGCAACTTTGTTCGTTACGTTAGCTTAGTGCGGGCACAGTTAGGTGCAGGTACATTGATTGTGCTTTGGAATCGAGAACCAGGTTAA
- a CDS encoding phosphate ABC transporter ATP-binding protein, PhoT family (IMG reference gene:2510097806~PFAM: ABC transporter~TIGRFAM: phosphate ABC transporter, ATP-binding protein) produces MVEDVASRVLNFSAIDPKAEVRNLDFYYGGTAHALKNINMMVPEHKVTALIGPSGCGKTTLLRCFNRMHDLYPGNRYGGEILMDDVNILGKKVDPIEVRMRISMVFQRPNPFPKSIYENVAYGLRVQGLTKRNAMDEKVEQALKSAALWDEVKDRLKDSAYMLSGGQQQRLCIARAIATDPDIVLFDEPTSALDPIATASIEDLVNELKQQVTILIVTHSMQQAARLSDYTAFMYLGELLEFNQTSILFNQPAHKRTQDYVSGRFG; encoded by the coding sequence ATGGTAGAAGATGTTGCATCTCGTGTACTCAATTTTTCAGCGATCGATCCCAAAGCCGAGGTTCGCAATTTGGACTTTTACTATGGAGGGACCGCCCATGCGCTGAAAAATATCAACATGATGGTTCCTGAGCATAAAGTGACTGCACTGATTGGTCCTTCTGGTTGTGGGAAAACCACCTTGCTCAGATGTTTTAACCGGATGCATGATCTGTATCCGGGGAATCGCTATGGTGGCGAAATTCTGATGGATGATGTCAACATTCTGGGCAAGAAGGTTGATCCGATTGAAGTCCGGATGCGCATTAGTATGGTGTTCCAACGCCCCAATCCATTCCCCAAGTCAATTTATGAAAACGTGGCGTATGGCTTACGGGTTCAAGGTTTGACCAAACGGAATGCAATGGATGAAAAGGTGGAGCAAGCGTTGAAAAGTGCTGCTCTTTGGGATGAGGTCAAAGATCGTTTAAAAGACTCTGCCTATATGCTCTCTGGTGGGCAACAGCAGCGGTTGTGTATTGCTCGAGCGATCGCGACTGATCCAGATATTGTTTTGTTTGACGAACCAACTTCTGCTTTAGACCCGATCGCTACTGCCAGCATCGAGGATCTGGTCAACGAACTAAAGCAACAAGTCACTATCTTGATTGTGACTCACAGTATGCAGCAGGCAGCTCGGTTGTCTGACTACACTGCTTTTATGTACTTAGGAGAGTTGCTGGAGTTCAACCAAACCAGTATTCTATTTAATCAACCTGCTCATAAGCGTACTCAAGATTATGTTAGTGGACGGTTCGGTTAA
- a CDS encoding phosphate ABC transporter membrane protein 2, PhoT family (IMG reference gene:2510097807~PFAM: Binding-protein-dependent transport system inner membrane component~TIGRFAM: phosphate ABC transporter, permease protein PstA) — protein sequence MAQLELSQKEVTQLHDNVSRRQVISSAFSILGILVLFVALIALLSLVLSLVVQGAPRLTWQFFTSFPSSNPLEAGILAAWIGSLLVMLATMIIAIPVGVAAGIYLEEYAPKNWISALIEINVTNLAGVPSIVYGLLALGFFNQTLGLGESILTAGLTLALLILPIVIVTTREALRAIPSLLREAAYALGASRWQMIWDHILPYSFGSILTGIIIGLSRAIGETAPLITIGALTFIAFLPPSPIKAEFPFISFEWLKAPFTVMPIQMFNWVSRPEQEFQVNAAAAGVILIFMTLTLNGLAIYLRYRFRKGIKW from the coding sequence ATGGCACAACTTGAACTCTCACAAAAGGAAGTTACCCAACTCCACGACAATGTTTCACGGCGGCAAGTTATTAGTAGTGCCTTCTCCATCTTAGGCATACTGGTGCTTTTTGTTGCGTTGATCGCTCTGTTATCCCTGGTTTTAAGCCTGGTTGTCCAGGGTGCTCCTCGTCTTACCTGGCAGTTCTTCACCTCTTTCCCTAGTAGCAATCCTCTGGAGGCTGGAATCTTAGCTGCCTGGATAGGTTCGTTGCTGGTTATGCTAGCCACCATGATCATTGCTATTCCGGTGGGAGTTGCTGCTGGAATTTACTTGGAGGAATACGCCCCCAAGAATTGGATATCTGCCTTGATTGAAATTAACGTCACGAATTTAGCAGGGGTTCCGTCGATTGTTTACGGGCTTCTGGCGCTGGGCTTTTTTAACCAGACTTTGGGATTAGGCGAAAGTATCTTGACTGCAGGGTTGACTCTGGCACTCTTGATTTTGCCGATTGTGATTGTGACGACGCGGGAAGCTTTGCGGGCAATTCCCAGTCTTTTGCGAGAAGCTGCCTACGCGTTGGGTGCTAGTAGGTGGCAGATGATTTGGGATCACATTCTGCCTTATTCATTTGGCAGTATTCTAACTGGAATTATCATTGGTTTGTCTCGGGCGATCGGTGAAACGGCTCCGTTGATTACGATTGGGGCACTCACTTTTATTGCCTTTCTCCCGCCATCCCCCATTAAGGCTGAGTTTCCATTTATTTCATTTGAATGGCTCAAGGCTCCGTTTACCGTGATGCCTATTCAAATGTTTAACTGGGTGTCACGACCTGAGCAGGAGTTTCAGGTAAATGCGGCAGCAGCGGGTGTAATCCTGATTTTCATGACTTTGACATTGAATGGTTTAGCTATTTATCTCCGCTATCGTTTTCGGAAGGGCATCAAATGGTAG